In Arthrobacter woluwensis, a single genomic region encodes these proteins:
- a CDS encoding HNH endonuclease, protein MVTSRTGTGQWKRVVRERRRIDQERGLTRCPHCGVWLNWEQGRLPNSAEVDHITPHSLGGPDTLANSQTLCRLCNQQLGNKRRKGRPKPAIADPVTTVNW, encoded by the coding sequence ATGGTCACCAGCCGCACAGGCACAGGCCAATGGAAACGCGTCGTACGCGAACGCAGACGCATCGACCAAGAACGCGGCCTCACACGGTGCCCACACTGCGGCGTATGGCTCAACTGGGAACAAGGCCGACTCCCCAACAGCGCCGAAGTAGACCACATCACCCCCCACTCCCTCGGCGGACCAGACACCCTCGCCAACTCCCAGACGCTATGCCGCCTCTGCAACCAACAACTCGGAAACAAACGCCGCAAAGGCCGACCGAAGCCAGCCATCGCGGACCCAGTGACAACAGTCAACTGGTGA